GTGTgctaagttgctcggactcgCCGCACCCGTGTTGTATTCTCCAAAAATGctacttttggagaatccggCACGCAGCccttgacatttttgaagagtcgaGCAACATAAGTCGTGTGTGAGATGTGACAAAGATGGGTTGTCAGTGTAGGTtgtaatttggtttgatttcaATAAAATTGTTGCTTTCAGTATTTTTCTATATTAAGTATGTTTTATTTGGACTTCATTGAATTAATAACTGTGTGAAATTGAGACTTTTGGTATAGACTTTCCTGTCGTTTTGCCTTGTTTACCAATTTTGGTTGTTTCTCTTGGCTTCTGTTTGAATGCATGATGGGGAAATTGGTTGCGCCATGTTTTTTTTACAGTGTCTATATTTGGGCATAAATTATTTTAGACAGAGTAGGAAGGAGTAGTTAAGGTTGTTatctaaaatataaattttgctACATCCACATTGAGGTCCAAAAACAAGAATGGGCTCCATTTTGGGGgaatctttaatttttcatttttgtgtttttgtGGGCTGGAATGGGTATCTGGATTGTATCCCCTTACCAGTGTTTTAGTTGGTGGAGTATCAAAGTCTTCATTTAAGGCAATGTAAGGATAATTGGGCATAGTGTCTTGATGGTGGTCCTTGTTTGAGTTTTCTGCCGTTGTCTTTGATTCTCATCTCTTTGCTAACTGATTAATTCCTTTTCactatgagtttattttggattTAGGCGTAGTTTGATTGATTGACTGTGTGTTACTTGCAGGAGACTTCGTCAGCTCAGTATATATTGCAGCAGTATACTGCAGCCTCTGGAGGACAGAAACTTCAAAACACTATGTATAATGCTTATGCAATGGGAAAGGTGAGGATGATGGCATCAGATATTGAGACTGCTACAAAGGTAATAAAGAACAGGAATTCTTCTAAGACAGCTGAGTCTGGGGGATTTGTGCTCTGGCAAATGAACCCTGACATGTGGTATGTGGAGCTTGCACTTGGTAGCAGTAAGGTTCATGCTGGTTGCAATGGTAAACTTGTGTGGAGGCATACCCCTTGGCTCGGTGCACATGCTGCAAAGGGACCAGTTAGGCCATTGAGGCGAGCACTTCAGGTACATTTTGAATACAGCTTCCTTACTTTCTTTTGTGGTCCTCAGTTTCAATGAATGACACTGGTCCATAACTTACTTGTAGGGACTTGATCCTAGAACTACTGCAAACATGTTTGCTAGTGCAAAATGTACTGGAGAAAAGAAGATCAACGGTGAGGATTGCTTCATTCTTAAACTTTGTGCTGATCCACATACATTGAAAGCCAGGAGTGAAGGACCAGCCGAGATCATTAGGCATGTCTTATTTGGCTATTTTAGCCAAAAAACGGGACTTCTTGTGCACCTGGAAGACTCACACTTGACCCGAATCCAAACAAATGGAGGCGATGCTGTTTACTGGGAGACGACAATCAATTCATTCCTTGATGATTACAGGCCTGTTGAGGGGATCATGATAGCTCACTCCGGACGATCAGTTGTAACCCTTTTCCGATTTGGTGAAACAGCTATGAGTCACACCAAGACCAGGATGGAAGAAGCGTGGACTATTGAGGAAGTGGCATTCAATGTTCCAGGCCTATCTGAAGAGTGTTTCATTCCTCCAGCCGAGCTAAGATTTAGTTCAATTGGTGAAGCTTGTGAGCTTTCTCAGGGAGAGCGGGTAAAGACTACTGTGTCTGCCGCTGCCGCTGCAGCTTACCGAGCTAAGGTTGCTGCTTTGGATAAAGCACGAGATGGCGGCAATGTCAATAACATTGTATTGAAGATGAATTATTAGATCTGTCTCTAATTTCTTAAGATGTTAGGTCTTGTTGGTATAAATAGGCTGACAGAACcaggtaaaatagtaagctaGGTGTCAGATGATTGAGGAATTTTGAGGTTTTATAGAAGTCTTATCTCAATCTGTAAATATATTCACAGGATATCTTCTTGTTTCAATTAAGATTCCCTCTGTGGGATCAACTCTATCAATCTGCATTTCTGGTAAATGATGTAGGCCTTCCATTTTCAAGTGTAAACTGTTTACTTTTATTATATGAAGGTAGTTGAATAGTTTCACTCAATTAAAACTTGCTGAAATTTCAGAGGAAAGGACATTAGATGTTTGTGTatgtccccccccccccccccccgcccccaaccccaaccccaaGGTCTGAAACTCAATTCTTTATGGTCTTTTGGATAGTGATGATTAGTGCTGCTATGAAAAGTATGGGCAATTTGTAAATTTTGCAGTGGGGTTGTTTTGTTTAAACAAGGAATGATGAGTGATTATTGTTAAGGGGGCACGCTTTGTGGCTGGACCTTATCTTAGTGGCAAATAATATCTAATACCTATTTTGCCTTTTGCCTCTATTCTGTTTTGAAAATTCTGAGAGTAAAAAAGGATAGAAATAGTGTCTTTCTAGAGATGATGATTGCAATACTTGAATGCAAATGGCGCTCAGTATCAGTATATATGTGCTGAAATTGGACCTCACACGTATCACAATCACCATCATAATGATGTAAATAGATTATTTCTGATACACTCTCAGCTAAGCATCTATTAGGCCTCAAAATTTGCACAAGGATTGATCAGAGTTAGTTGGGATTTAAACTAGTGGATGTGTATAGCTACAACGTATTTGTGATAATGAATGTGAATGTAACTTGTATATATAGTTCGAGACGAAAACAATAGTAATTTTATATGGAATTTACTTGTCATGATCAAGAGGGTAGATTCTTCCCGACATCGGAccacttctttttcttttttgacgTCAGTGGCCAAGACATTGCAGTCGACAGATGATATTCTTTgttctaaaaaagaaaaagagaaaagctaAGGGTGAATAATACATGACTTTCCACACAACTACGCAGCAGGCTTTAGTGAGTGTGTATAAAGATGATGCTCATAAGTCATAACTGTGGGCCTGTGGTGAAAGTAACATAAATACATACAACTTCCATGACATACATATTTCCACTGTCCACATCAGTTTAACCACGATAGTTTGATGTACGTACGATCTAAGTATTTTTCTTACCTGGAAAATCTGCACCTAAGTTGTGTCAATTAGATTCCGATCTCAAAACCAAATCAGATGGGGGAACATATAACTTTTTTAAACATTGGTTTTCATCagtttctcaaaaaataaaataaaataatactttctccgtttcaatttatttgactatgaatttaaaaaaagtaaagtaaCACCTTGTGAATCTTGTTTTATTAAACTAAAGATTTGTAAAATGTAGcaaaatatcttttaagctTGTGGTCCTAAACATGTCGGATAGAaagttaaaattcaaaaaaggaaaaattacttaactacacacccttttttatcatattttcttatttttcctaccgttttaaaaaatatcaaaatttcttcttttgcTCCCATCATCTCCTTTTCCGGATACATCAATTCAAAATACCATACCCATAATTTCCTTCATTTTTTCACTCCATAAATCTCTCCACAGTTACATACATTAAtctatttttgaatttcaaatattttctctttccaattaatgatttcaagttattcaAGAGATAGGTTTCCATcacttaagttttttttttaaaaaaagttttttcatCTTAAAAAACTACTAATACATATGGATGAAGGTCGAtttttgttgttcatctttttgtgatacatataggttcacatttttaatgtatttaattatttttatttcttaaattaatgtataatgcCTTCGTTTTcaacattatgatacattacatTTCAATTGTATTTTCAAGATAGATAGATTTATCATGATACATTACTATTTGTGtaccttgtttgaattgttAAGTAAAGTATTTATACTAGATACATTAAATAGGTAATTGTTGCCCATAAGATGTTATATTTGAGATAGATACATTACTGATAGtcgttatgtatcagatacatttattataaattcaaatttatgtatcatgtcCAGAActcatatgtatcagaaaaaaattaataacaaaaaaaattaaaaaaagtcaaCCAGTTGTTCTATCAATATTGTGTCATATacataactatgaatatgatACAAACTGATATTGTTATAAAAACATTAGTGTTTATATATCATCaattatatttgataatgtctatatatacataactttCTAGTTGAATAAGTTAAGATGTATGTATctaatagtaaaaaataacgaaatttttaatagttatgtatcaaataaataactatgaacatgatacatactaatttgtgttttaataaattaagtttatgtatcaaaattaatatttgaacACAATATATTGTGCATGATAAAAatgtaatgtatcataatattgaaATGAAGGCGtgatacattaatttaagaaagaaaaataactacatacattaaaaatctgaatccatatgtatcacaaaaagataaacaacaaaaaatctaaaaaaaataattaacaatatGTTttgtagaaaataaaaaaatgtaatgACGAAATCTTTCTACACATTCTTCTTTGTTCTATACCAACTGCCGTaactttttttcactttcaacaATGGCGCCATTCATGGATCTTGACTCAAAGTCTTTACCGGACCCACCACCAACTCCCGTATTTTGACGAACAACAATTTCATCACTTTTGTATCATTCTTACCTCACCtcactttttcagattttggaatGTCTCAACAAGATCGACAGGCTCATGTTGTATCAGTACAATTTGTCGacaattttgattcaaaaattgagagtttttttttggaataatgagaagaagaattttgaattttgaattttgaattgtacTACCACATTTCAATTTGTCAGGGATTGAATTCCATTGTCAATAAAGTTTTTCCATAatttatgctttctttatttactttttccctttttaaacctaacaaaatattcaattaacagatcttccattaattttttatttttaccgCAACAACATTAAAGACATCACTATGTATCAGGGAAGATGACTTATGAATccaattttctcaaaaattaacgaatttttgtaatttgaaaaagaataggGATAGGATGTAATTAATCCTTAACACTATAtgatttatgtaagttatacTTTAAAAattgccaaaaaagaaaaaatacattCTCTTTTAAGTGGACTAAAAAAGAAGTTAGaccaacaaattaaaatgatctTGGGCTATCTTCACCTTACTGGGCCCAAACAGAATCACCCAAGTTTTAGGGttgattctttttttatatatatatagtacggattacacaaattttatagtgttaagagttaattatattttatttttattattttttcaaattataaaaatctcttaaatttATTGCAATCCGTATATATCCCAAAACCTTCCGATACATCGCGTTATGATTTCGGATACATCCATCAACGTCCCAATACATCGTGTCTCgatttcggatacatcacttcacgttctgatacatcacgtaaagtaaTGTATCTGACTTAtatatcgcgtaaagtgatgtatccgagaataggagagagtagtagtttttataattttttcaaatggtaggaaattttagataatatggtaaaataagttgtgtacttaggtaatttttcttttaaaaaatcctattacaagagaaataaaaaatatgaacatttactaaatagttatcctAAAATGAGACGATTAGTGAAAATTTCACTGTTTAATTACTCTCATTCTCATATATAACTTCAAATTATTCTTCTATttctaatatatttatttatacatatgtGCACGTTGTAAAGTGTAATAATAGTCGTCTAGACCAGGAaactattgtttttttttctttcccgTTGTTTACGTTCCTTGTATGCCACTAATGGAATATCTATTTACTCTATAataatctaattaaaaaatcataacataTATGCATGTAGCACATGTTCATACTGTTTAGGAGAATTAAAGAAGTAAGAAAATGACATGAATTAgcaaatatatattagttaattaatatatatagctatagtttaagtTAATTCTCACTTGCGACAAATCTTTTctagtaattaatatacatagctatagttatccagaatttgtataattaagctcccaattatataaattcaaaatttgtttgtataaatacaaaatttcctaattgaaTAAATCCAGATTTTGTATATGCTTACCCTAccatgtatataattataatattgatgcatttgatttgtataaattctgaaaaattcttaaaatgtataaatacagaatttgtatattctcatcgaattatacaaacggatatgtgaattatacaaacagcTGCTATAGCTATGGTTACGAAATGTAATTACCTAAAATATAGATATTTCGgcctattaaattttttatagtagctatttatgaaattttcactAATATAAAACTGAAGAAAGTAGAAAATTGCATTGATGTTCATTTTTTGAGTATTGGGCTTTCTCTTTCAATAACTAGTCTCTTATTATAGACCTAGAGCCCGTTTGggtgggcttaaaaaaagtaacttttatgtatgaagtgcttttagaattttaaagtgctgaaagttatttttataaataagtagttgagtgtttggataaaagtgcttaaatgaggaaaattatgtgaattttagggttaaaagaataaaaggggtagtttgggaatttagttaaaatataagggatataaaagtaattttcatggtcaaacaaaatgactttaagcacttagaaaaaaaaagttaggaatcctaacttttcatttttgattgattttaagaactttctggcttaaagttagcattagacaaacacgtccaaaagttgaaaaggggctttaagttggttttgaccaacttaaagccaatccaaacgggctcctagTCTTGGGCTTTTCTTTTGTTAATTACGTTGGATTGGATTATCGTTGAACATCAAAATTGACCAGAATGCCCTTTGCTTGTGTTTTCTGGAAAAAACAATTATTGGAAAATAAgtgtgtttattttttttttaatgtttgatAAGTAAGTAAAAAATTAatccc
This region of Solanum dulcamara chromosome 9, daSolDulc1.2, whole genome shotgun sequence genomic DNA includes:
- the LOC129903171 gene encoding uncharacterized protein LOC129903171; protein product: MEKKQGFFSALKDEVVRGLSPAKSRGRSPSPSGSGLLRRRKGNHAPPPEVYISRSGSLRPCVETLSPLMEGPDPNGSEVGDSKSDRWWMKGQLCRAPSVSTSGSGLQRSDLRLLLGVLGAPLAPVHVSNNDPLPHLSIKDTPIETSSAQYILQQYTAASGGQKLQNTMYNAYAMGKVRMMASDIETATKVIKNRNSSKTAESGGFVLWQMNPDMWYVELALGSSKVHAGCNGKLVWRHTPWLGAHAAKGPVRPLRRALQGLDPRTTANMFASAKCTGEKKINGEDCFILKLCADPHTLKARSEGPAEIIRHVLFGYFSQKTGLLVHLEDSHLTRIQTNGGDAVYWETTINSFLDDYRPVEGIMIAHSGRSVVTLFRFGETAMSHTKTRMEEAWTIEEVAFNVPGLSEECFIPPAELRFSSIGEACELSQGERVKTTVSAAAAAAYRAKVAALDKARDGGNVNNIVLKMNY